Proteins from a genomic interval of Tolypothrix sp. PCC 7712:
- a CDS encoding RNA recognition motif domain-containing protein: protein MSIYVGNLSYEVTENDLKGVFAEYGTVKRVQLPNDRETGRPRGFAFVEMGTDAEEEAPIEALDGADWMGRGLKVNKAKPREDRGSSGGNRGGYGGGGGRGRY from the coding sequence ATGTCAATTTATGTAGGCAACCTCTCTTATGAAGTTACAGAAAATGATCTTAAGGGTGTTTTTGCTGAATATGGTACTGTAAAGCGGGTTCAACTACCGAATGACCGAGAAACAGGCCGTCCGAGAGGCTTCGCTTTCGTGGAAATGGGAACAGATGCTGAGGAAGAAGCACCTATAGAAGCTCTTGATGGTGCTGATTGGATGGGTCGTGGACTCAAAGTTAACAAAGCCAAGCCCAGAGAAGACAGAGGTTCTTCTGGTGGTAATCGCGGGGGATATGGTGGCGGCGGTGGACGCGGACGCTACTAA